The following proteins are encoded in a genomic region of Streptococcus equi subsp. equi:
- a CDS encoding phage protein — MEGLEYKQLAERENLSELSLKLRYTLNAKKVDVGKLKYDKHRLTIKRSYQKASRSQADSDSSIVERIQMLNNHFQNR; from the coding sequence ATGGAGGGGCTTGAGTATAAGCAGCTTGCTGAGCGCGAGAACCTCTCTGAATTGTCTCTAAAGCTTAGATATACATTAAATGCTAAAAAGGTTGATGTAGGTAAGCTCAAATACGATAAGCATAGGCTAACTATCAAAAGATCGTATCAAAAAGCTAGCCGTAGCCAAGCCGATAGTGATAGCAGTATTGTTGAGAGAATACAAATGCTTAATAATCATTTTCAAAATAGATAG
- a CDS encoding putative phage associated protein, giving the protein MNKRIKKKRKLETAVVMLVAENAMQAEAIKNQNKQIMELKSIVQRNALATNEELATVKAATLDNQSVIKAIGDTVDYIKKNYKRK; this is encoded by the coding sequence ATGAATAAGCGCATTAAGAAAAAACGTAAATTGGAAACAGCGGTTGTGATGCTTGTTGCAGAGAATGCCATGCAAGCAGAAGCTATTAAAAATCAAAACAAACAAATCATGGAGCTAAAATCAATCGTTCAACGAAACGCTCTGGCAACAAACGAAGAGTTAGCGACTGTTAAAGCTGCTACTTTAGATAACCAATCAGTTATCAAGGCAATTGGTGACACGGTTGACTATATTAAGAAAAACTACAAACGGAAGTAG
- a CDS encoding phage membrane protein, whose product MFIWQMVLVALGVLVLILIVGIAAIAVKSIIAELKKEG is encoded by the coding sequence ATGTTTATTTGGCAAATGGTATTAGTGGCACTAGGTGTATTGGTACTCATATTGATTGTTGGCATTGCAGCAATAGCGGTTAAGTCAATTATTGCAGAATTGAAAAAAGAAGGATAA
- a CDS encoding phage protein yields MEFTAAKRNIDIKFDFKTMFKINNKLGTINPETGERNADGVGALFFNILERNESAIVDLVRLSAGSGKKALTEDEILDAIAEAVDEEGTTEGLFAEIEKEMVDSGFFRAKILKYIENMEKSARYLKAKDDMDATQIQIIEDMIGRMSNAVS; encoded by the coding sequence ATGGAATTTACAGCAGCAAAACGAAATATCGATATTAAATTTGATTTTAAAACTATGTTTAAGATCAATAATAAACTAGGAACAATTAACCCAGAAACAGGAGAGCGCAATGCAGATGGTGTTGGTGCTTTGTTTTTCAATATCTTAGAGCGTAATGAAAGCGCCATTGTTGACCTTGTGCGTTTATCTGCGGGAAGCGGAAAAAAAGCGCTAACTGAAGATGAAATTCTAGATGCAATTGCAGAAGCTGTTGATGAAGAAGGAACAACAGAAGGGTTGTTTGCTGAGATTGAAAAAGAAATGGTTGATTCTGGTTTTTTCAGAGCGAAGATTTTGAAATATATCGAAAACATGGAGAAATCAGCTCGTTATCTCAAAGCGAAGGACGATATGGACGCAACTCAAATCCAAATTATCGAAGACATGATTGGAAGAATGAGCAACGCAGTATCTTAG
- a CDS encoding phage protein produces the protein MIYKDRVILVYVDEQDDFLDKRTVEKPSGKIPCMENTFTKSEQMGLFGKYDLNAFKLHLQGHYDGFSKIIYKGKSRLIKGLAHHKNSTVIYV, from the coding sequence ATGATCTATAAAGATAGAGTAATCTTAGTGTATGTCGATGAACAGGACGATTTTCTAGATAAAAGAACTGTTGAAAAACCTAGCGGGAAAATCCCCTGTATGGAAAATACTTTCACAAAATCTGAACAGATGGGGCTATTTGGTAAATATGATTTGAATGCTTTTAAGTTGCACTTGCAAGGCCATTACGACGGCTTTAGCAAGATTATCTACAAGGGAAAATCGAGGTTGATAAAGGGACTAGCACACCATAAAAATAGCACGGTTATTTATGTATGA
- a CDS encoding phage protein, with protein sequence MAEKNLNTMADLGDIKSIDFVNKFSKNINDLLKLLGVTRRETLTNDLKIQTYKWEVTLDQTDPGEGETIPLSKVTRTKDKDYTVKWFKKRRATTAEAIARHGAARAITEADKRIMRELQNGIKDAFFTFLKTKPTKVKGVGLQKALSASWAKLATFNEFEGSPLVSFVSPLDVANYLGDTKVGADASNVLE encoded by the coding sequence ATGGCTGAAAAAAACTTAAACACTATGGCGGACTTAGGAGATATTAAATCAATTGATTTTGTTAACAAGTTTTCCAAAAATATTAATGATTTACTAAAATTGCTAGGGGTTACTCGTCGTGAAACATTAACTAACGATCTAAAAATTCAGACCTATAAGTGGGAAGTGACTTTAGATCAAACTGATCCTGGAGAAGGGGAAACAATCCCTCTGTCTAAGGTTACTCGAACTAAAGATAAAGACTATACAGTGAAGTGGTTCAAGAAACGTCGTGCAACTACAGCTGAGGCAATTGCTCGCCATGGTGCAGCTCGTGCTATTACTGAAGCAGATAAGCGCATTATGCGTGAGCTTCAGAATGGAATTAAGGATGCATTCTTTACATTCCTCAAAACAAAACCAACAAAAGTTAAAGGCGTTGGCCTTCAAAAAGCGCTGTCTGCATCATGGGCTAAGCTAGCTACTTTTAATGAGTTTGAGGGTTCCCCGCTTGTTTCTTTTGTCTCTCCTTTAGACGTAGCTAACTATCTTGGAGATACTAAAGTAGGTGCGGATGCCTCTAATGTTTTGGAATGA
- a CDS encoding phage protein, which translates to MTLLKNFLGMQNVIVMPSVPEGKIYSTAVENLVFASLNVKGGDLGGLFADFTDETGLIAAARNRQLSNLTYESVFFGANVLFAEIPEGVVEATIEAAAVPGIGG; encoded by the coding sequence ATGACATTGCTTAAGAACTTTTTGGGTATGCAAAATGTGATTGTTATGCCATCTGTGCCAGAGGGTAAAATCTACTCAACGGCTGTAGAAAATCTAGTTTTTGCATCTTTAAATGTTAAAGGGGGAGACTTGGGCGGCTTGTTTGCTGATTTTACTGATGAGACAGGTTTAATTGCTGCAGCTCGTAATCGTCAGCTTTCTAATCTTACCTATGAATCTGTTTTCTTTGGGGCGAATGTACTGTTTGCTGAAATTCCTGAAGGGGTTGTAGAGGCAACAATCGAAGCTGCTGCTGTACCCGGCATTGGTGGTTAA
- a CDS encoding phage protein, which produces MAEENVTTETTEQVDTQKEAVEHPKHEYERTFTRADISKMMAAERTKWESEQSAAIEKARTEGERLAKLSKDERAKEEEQKRLDAIAEREKAVAEREMRIETHSLLVEKGLPLDFIDIVLATTAEEVKANIDNLQTIFDKAVEKRVNDRLTQKPPRTGNGSVGMTKADIMAIEDDDERMRLIAENRNLF; this is translated from the coding sequence ATGGCAGAAGAAAATGTAACAACAGAGACAACTGAGCAAGTCGACACTCAAAAAGAAGCTGTTGAACATCCTAAGCATGAATATGAGCGAACTTTTACTCGCGCAGACATCTCAAAAATGATGGCTGCTGAACGCACTAAATGGGAATCTGAACAATCCGCAGCTATTGAAAAAGCTCGTACAGAAGGTGAACGTTTGGCCAAGTTGTCAAAAGATGAGCGCGCTAAAGAGGAGGAACAAAAACGTCTAGATGCTATCGCAGAGCGTGAAAAAGCAGTAGCAGAGCGTGAGATGCGCATTGAGACGCATTCCCTGCTTGTGGAGAAAGGATTGCCATTGGATTTTATTGATATTGTTTTAGCCACTACTGCAGAAGAGGTTAAGGCCAATATTGATAATTTACAAACTATTTTTGATAAAGCTGTTGAAAAACGTGTTAACGATCGTTTAACTCAGAAACCGCCACGAACTGGAAATGGCTCGGTCGGTATGACTAAGGCTGACATCATGGCGATAGAGGATGACGACGAACGTATGCGTTTAATTGCTGAGAATCGTAACTTATTTTAA
- a CDS encoding phage protein encodes MGDKQLIDDIKLFIGISKGDGAQDELITLAIYESKERVLAKLNEYSETEITKIPDRLRFIVRDVAIKRFNRINSEGAVEDSEEGKTFKWDSYLKEYESTLRSAAIGKVYSGKGVARFI; translated from the coding sequence ATGGGTGATAAACAACTTATTGACGATATCAAACTCTTTATAGGTATTTCCAAGGGTGATGGTGCGCAAGATGAGCTCATCACCCTTGCTATATATGAAAGTAAAGAGCGTGTGCTAGCTAAACTTAATGAATACTCAGAAACTGAAATCACCAAAATTCCTGATAGATTGAGGTTTATTGTCCGTGATGTTGCTATTAAACGGTTTAATAGGATTAATTCAGAAGGAGCCGTTGAAGATAGCGAAGAAGGAAAGACTTTTAAGTGGGACAGTTACCTTAAAGAGTATGAATCAACACTCAGAAGCGCTGCTATTGGGAAGGTATATTCAGGCAAAGGGGTAGCAAGATTTATTTAG
- a CDS encoding phage major tail protein translates to MANTKKGTTIEITTGKPIVGKKIFYFIQSVDAPKKSQALLPAYRTDGTTTMGGEYIDEQTQQGRVIEKATDEHSIDLTTYFVPTDPSVAVIEEAKKTGKSIKIWEVIADESVKEQIQIPESTGPKKDVYPAKFGYAKIDEIERGTGISDLVEMSYTANIVGALQDGKFPLTKEEIEMLENVYGYQNPGDTTGDYDNITK, encoded by the coding sequence ATGGCAAACACAAAAAAAGGAACAACTATTGAAATTACAACAGGTAAACCGATTGTAGGAAAAAAGATTTTTTACTTTATACAATCAGTTGATGCACCAAAGAAAAGTCAGGCTCTGTTGCCAGCCTATCGTACCGATGGTACTACAACCATGGGTGGTGAATACATTGATGAGCAAACCCAACAAGGTCGCGTTATTGAGAAGGCTACAGATGAACACTCTATTGATTTGACAACGTACTTTGTACCGACAGATCCATCTGTTGCTGTCATCGAGGAAGCTAAGAAAACAGGTAAATCTATCAAAATTTGGGAAGTTATTGCCGACGAAAGTGTCAAAGAACAGATTCAAATTCCTGAATCGACTGGACCCAAGAAAGATGTTTACCCTGCTAAGTTTGGGTACGCCAAGATTGACGAAATCGAACGCGGTACTGGTATTTCAGACTTAGTAGAAATGTCCTACACCGCTAACATTGTAGGGGCCTTACAAGATGGTAAATTCCCTCTCACGAAAGAAGAAATTGAAATGCTAGAAAATGTATACGGCTATCAAAATCCGGGTGATACTACTGGCGACTACGATAATATCACTAAATAG
- a CDS encoding phage protein yields MSLIYRMRGLDRFLRSVERKQKSVRIAVDKELSKSAARIERQAKILAPVDTGWLRAQIYSEQQRLLHYRVVSPALYSIYLELGTRKMEAQSFLDPALRKEWPVLMANIKKMFKR; encoded by the coding sequence ATGAGTCTTATTTATCGGATGAGAGGCCTAGATAGGTTTTTACGCAGCGTTGAGCGCAAGCAGAAGTCAGTACGAATCGCTGTAGATAAAGAGCTTAGTAAATCAGCTGCTAGGATTGAGAGACAGGCTAAAATACTAGCCCCGGTTGACACTGGATGGCTGAGAGCTCAAATCTACAGTGAGCAACAACGACTCTTACACTATAGAGTGGTTTCTCCTGCTTTATATTCTATTTATCTTGAATTAGGTACTCGTAAAATGGAAGCACAATCGTTTTTAGACCCTGCCCTGAGAAAAGAATGGCCTGTGCTAATGGCTAATATCAAAAAAATGTTTAAGAGGTGA
- a CDS encoding phage protein — MLVVKKNQRQKSLNYWQKRQKDILSYLDRTDLDVFSELQKLYNEQAFELQKELFDFYTKYSEENKMTYQDVVKKLRHEDLSDYVANANKYRKQAEKDPELLKRLNEQYVSARATRMDALNLELVYRAGILKGVLDSAFENHLKKVASYAYKKAMGGRSGRINGPVLEELVRTPFDGYNYSEQLWGNTDNLVKNLQKRLKQGFVRGEHPRAMARDLAKRFNVANHRAETLIRTDGTMVINNATARRYLNAGLKYYRDLVRLDDRTTEICRTIAKENKRKLLSELKPGINVAPYHFNCRTTIIPDEDELSIEVEPIDDKSTKYFKDVTSDWIDGNEHKPQLSLLNEYVKNGTPYKVDGHSVVLDHSNYEYRVANWLSKKTGLQVDMVPRVNSPEHIKTPDYLVDGAPFDLKEITGSGKNVIDGNLRKAKKQATNIIFDITKTPLSFEEIMGQLEHIYMIDRRGLDISIIKNKDEVLAVLEKEGG; from the coding sequence ATGCTAGTGGTCAAGAAGAACCAACGGCAGAAAAGCCTTAATTACTGGCAAAAGCGTCAAAAAGATATTCTAAGTTATTTAGACAGAACTGATTTAGATGTCTTTTCAGAACTGCAGAAGTTATATAATGAACAGGCTTTTGAGTTACAAAAGGAATTGTTTGATTTTTATACTAAGTATTCTGAAGAGAACAAAATGACTTATCAGGATGTCGTTAAAAAACTACGTCATGAAGATTTATCAGATTACGTAGCTAATGCTAACAAGTATCGTAAACAAGCTGAGAAAGATCCTGAGCTGCTAAAACGACTTAATGAGCAGTATGTATCAGCAAGAGCTACAAGGATGGATGCATTAAATCTTGAGCTTGTTTATCGTGCGGGGATACTAAAAGGTGTACTTGATTCAGCATTTGAAAATCATTTAAAAAAAGTTGCCTCATATGCTTATAAAAAAGCAATGGGTGGACGGTCAGGGAGAATCAATGGTCCAGTTTTAGAAGAACTGGTTAGAACCCCGTTTGATGGTTATAACTATTCAGAACAGTTGTGGGGCAATACTGACAATCTTGTTAAGAATCTTCAAAAGAGATTAAAACAAGGTTTTGTTCGTGGCGAGCATCCTAGAGCGATGGCCAGAGATTTAGCTAAGCGATTTAATGTTGCTAATCACAGGGCTGAAACACTAATCAGAACTGATGGAACTATGGTGATTAATAATGCTACCGCTAGGCGCTACTTGAATGCAGGACTTAAGTATTATCGTGATTTAGTTAGACTTGATGACAGGACAACTGAGATATGCCGTACAATTGCTAAAGAAAACAAAAGAAAGCTATTATCTGAGCTAAAGCCTGGAATTAATGTAGCACCCTATCATTTCAACTGCAGAACAACTATTATTCCTGATGAAGATGAGCTAAGTATTGAAGTAGAACCAATTGATGATAAAAGCACTAAGTATTTTAAGGATGTCACCTCAGATTGGATAGATGGAAATGAGCATAAACCACAACTGTCACTACTAAATGAGTACGTAAAAAATGGCACTCCTTACAAAGTAGATGGCCATAGTGTCGTTCTTGATCATTCGAATTATGAATATAGAGTTGCTAATTGGTTATCCAAAAAGACAGGATTGCAAGTTGACATGGTGCCAAGAGTTAATTCCCCTGAACATATCAAGACTCCTGATTATTTAGTTGATGGAGCTCCTTTTGATCTAAAAGAAATCACAGGTTCGGGTAAAAACGTCATTGATGGCAATCTACGAAAAGCAAAAAAGCAGGCAACTAATATCATTTTTGATATAACAAAAACCCCTTTATCATTTGAAGAGATAATGGGGCAATTAGAACATATTTATATGATAGATCGTAGGGGTCTTGATATATCAATTATCAAAAATAAAGATGAGGTATTAGCTGTATTAGAAAAAGAAGGAGGATGA
- a CDS encoding phage protein, translated as MDYSLETLYLKKVKNRLGVLDIPIYFKLPKSDVLEPFIVVGTNISDLSKTAQTGAVIDDFSLNIDAFLPGDSRLDAEEIKSRMLRLLGRNNQIKAQILVDNSIGREVYRVAINITETLF; from the coding sequence ATGGATTACTCACTGGAAACACTATATTTAAAAAAGGTAAAAAATAGATTGGGAGTTTTAGACATACCAATCTATTTTAAATTGCCTAAATCAGACGTTTTAGAGCCTTTTATTGTTGTAGGTACAAATATATCAGACTTGTCAAAAACAGCTCAAACTGGAGCAGTTATTGATGATTTTAGCCTGAATATCGATGCTTTCTTACCTGGCGATAGTCGTTTGGATGCAGAAGAGATAAAATCTCGCATGCTTAGACTGCTTGGGCGAAATAACCAAATAAAGGCTCAGATTTTGGTAGATAATTCAATAGGACGAGAAGTCTATAGAGTTGCTATCAACATTACAGAAACACTATTTTAA
- a CDS encoding phage minor tail protein translates to MPGTFDGSIFADVGANTKDYEQAMARIVSTTQNTFRKAQDTAVNSSNKMVQIIGQIMAQLANNGESLGKRLGSAYATGLKLSIGEIQRIAASIGEKIPEPIKNGFQKIIIPVASVIDKIRGNLTGFINQTKMQLQNLVGIGKIRSAFAKAATGVDILTQRASSKLNNLSAIFETVAGKLPRPFGTAFRKIASSVSTLNSSIQSVGGKISNSLGQQVLNPALQSWNNFFSSVSAKASAFANKVSTSLFGRLTSSLANLSSKIGSSLSNGFSRMSSSAATSLNGISQKFANTSSAGERLKSTVMSIVQAFSLMAVAQKAMHAITGAIDGAVSRVDTMNRFPKTMALFGYSAEQSKASIDKLSKGIEGLPTPLDSAVKSAQQLAITTGSLDKGTSLALAFNNAMIGYGATTEGAEQALRQFNQSLGSGKIQAEEFNSVSEAAPGLMSKMAEAFGFGKNGVQDLKSVLSDGKITAQEFADKMIELNDAQGGFAEMAQSSAGGIRTAWKNVHTAVVKGVAGMISAFDEAAKANGMKTIAETLLSLKPAITSVFDTINSLIPNAVAAFARLKQSINIDFSPLGASVKEVFALINIVFGDFAHTGELSEQAFDNLKAKITSLAPKVIALWAVMNPASAISTIMPLLSLFGKVGLALGSLGTSVGAFGGIISSGIASASGVVGAFAATLSGLPGVFATAAGRGLSVLGTMTSAMSSLVSLALAAIGPAAILGLVVAGLGLINSQFGAQIEQLLNTAVTKGPGIIQGLVKGITSKIPVLIASGTQLIAKFANAIAVLLPVIIQAGVQLITSLVQGIGQNATNLISSAIKIIGSFVSSIASALPQLISVGMELLLNVVNGIVQNIPLIIQQAQQIIDSFGNSLQANLPSIISNGIAILVNLVQGITQMLPTVLQIATQVITSFVSGIVQFLPQLLQGGIQIIISLVQGIIQNLPQIAQSAVQIIQSLASGLTQALPQIIAAGIQLVAQLAVALIKGLPQIISAGIQLIMGLGKAMLGAIPNALSGVWEGIKSGFSSMWDQITGKSSTSTAKVSADATVMAMNVGMQTTAMANQANTDTTSMLNSISQNTELANINATSNATQMANNVNAQTGTMSLQGLNDSMSLASGISTNMSVANINATTQAREMASGVNGATSSMNLDAINHTLSLASGVGANMGAASTGATSQAQAMSSGVSNSLASMQSNSTKAASGLSNSVTSEMSSAATSATSSVNRLSSAVESGFNKAKTSATTSMNGIANAVKTGFSSINSTAKQSMANLVSSVTSGMSRATAVSNNACQKILSIFRALAGQMSSAGAYAGQGFANGLASSAGTIYAIANSIAANVAATIRRALDIHSPSRVTKTLGAFTGEGFALGMAEWIGEINSLGKAYATAVTDQNWGVNSTVSTSAKVNNSGINTSLDNLSEEVRQSQLSEPIFEVHNEIVGDKIYTAVKEKESREQSKDSYFVFD, encoded by the coding sequence ATGCCAGGAACATTTGATGGTTCTATTTTCGCTGATGTTGGTGCCAACACAAAGGACTATGAGCAGGCCATGGCTCGTATTGTTAGTACGACTCAGAATACTTTCAGAAAAGCCCAAGATACAGCGGTTAACAGTAGTAATAAAATGGTTCAAATCATTGGACAAATCATGGCCCAACTGGCGAACAACGGCGAATCGCTCGGGAAGAGACTTGGCTCTGCCTACGCTACTGGTTTAAAACTGAGCATTGGTGAAATTCAACGCATAGCAGCTTCCATTGGCGAAAAAATTCCCGAACCCATAAAGAATGGTTTTCAAAAAATCATTATTCCAGTTGCAAGTGTTATTGACAAAATACGGGGTAACTTAACCGGTTTCATTAATCAAACAAAAATGCAACTTCAGAATCTTGTGGGTATTGGTAAGATAAGATCTGCATTTGCCAAGGCTGCGACTGGAGTTGATATCTTAACTCAGAGGGCAAGTAGTAAGCTTAATAACTTATCTGCAATATTCGAAACGGTCGCAGGCAAGCTTCCGCGACCATTCGGAACAGCGTTTAGAAAAATTGCCTCATCCGTTTCTACCTTGAATAGCTCTATACAGTCTGTTGGAGGGAAGATTTCTAATTCACTTGGTCAGCAAGTCTTGAACCCAGCCTTACAGTCATGGAATAATTTTTTTAGTTCTGTATCAGCTAAGGCGTCTGCTTTCGCAAACAAAGTGAGTACTAGTTTGTTTGGTCGGCTGACCTCAAGTTTAGCTAATTTATCAAGTAAAATAGGGAGCAGTCTTAGCAATGGTTTTAGCAGAATGTCTAGTTCTGCGGCTACTTCCTTGAATGGAATAAGCCAGAAATTCGCCAATACCTCTTCTGCTGGAGAGAGACTCAAAAGTACAGTGATGAGCATCGTGCAGGCCTTTAGTTTAATGGCTGTTGCTCAAAAAGCTATGCACGCTATTACTGGGGCAATAGACGGGGCGGTTAGTCGCGTTGATACCATGAACCGCTTTCCGAAAACGATGGCGCTATTTGGGTATTCTGCTGAACAATCTAAGGCATCAATTGATAAGCTATCAAAAGGAATTGAAGGTCTGCCAACTCCTCTAGACAGTGCTGTAAAAAGCGCTCAACAGCTCGCCATAACCACAGGAAGTTTAGATAAAGGGACTAGTTTAGCCCTCGCCTTCAATAACGCAATGATCGGTTACGGGGCAACAACTGAAGGGGCTGAGCAAGCACTCAGGCAGTTTAACCAGTCGTTGGGGTCTGGAAAAATTCAAGCTGAAGAGTTTAACTCTGTATCAGAAGCTGCGCCAGGTTTAATGTCTAAAATGGCGGAAGCCTTCGGTTTTGGTAAAAATGGCGTACAAGATTTAAAATCAGTCTTATCTGATGGCAAAATCACTGCACAAGAGTTCGCAGATAAAATGATTGAGCTTAACGATGCCCAAGGCGGATTTGCAGAGATGGCCCAATCATCGGCTGGTGGAATCCGAACTGCATGGAAGAACGTACATACCGCCGTCGTAAAAGGCGTAGCAGGTATGATTTCAGCCTTTGATGAAGCGGCTAAAGCTAATGGCATGAAGACCATTGCTGAAACACTTCTTAGTCTGAAGCCAGCAATAACCAGTGTTTTTGATACGATTAATTCTCTTATTCCAAATGCAGTTGCAGCATTCGCTAGGCTAAAACAGTCTATCAATATTGACTTTAGCCCATTAGGCGCCAGCGTTAAAGAGGTGTTTGCTCTTATTAATATTGTTTTTGGAGATTTTGCACATACTGGTGAATTATCAGAGCAGGCTTTTGATAATCTAAAAGCAAAAATCACTTCTTTAGCTCCTAAAGTCATTGCCCTTTGGGCAGTGATGAACCCCGCTAGCGCTATATCAACGATAATGCCTTTGCTTTCTCTATTCGGAAAAGTTGGTCTAGCTTTAGGAAGCTTAGGGACTTCTGTCGGGGCGTTTGGCGGCATAATTTCTAGTGGGATAGCTAGTGCCAGCGGCGTTGTTGGTGCCTTTGCGGCAACTCTAAGCGGATTACCTGGCGTTTTTGCTACCGCAGCAGGGCGTGGGCTATCTGTGCTTGGAACTATGACAAGCGCAATGTCCAGTCTTGTGAGTTTAGCACTGGCGGCCATAGGACCGGCCGCTATTCTAGGTCTTGTGGTGGCAGGACTTGGTTTGATTAATAGTCAGTTTGGCGCACAAATCGAGCAGCTACTTAACACCGCAGTTACAAAAGGTCCTGGCATTATTCAAGGCCTTGTAAAAGGAATTACTTCTAAAATACCAGTTTTGATAGCTAGTGGCACTCAATTGATTGCTAAATTTGCAAATGCTATCGCAGTGTTATTACCAGTTATAATTCAAGCTGGCGTTCAGCTAATTACGAGTCTCGTCCAAGGTATTGGACAAAATGCAACGAATTTAATTAGTTCAGCAATAAAAATCATTGGTAGTTTTGTTAGTTCAATTGCGAGTGCATTGCCGCAGCTTATTTCTGTTGGAATGGAGCTATTATTAAATGTTGTCAACGGCATAGTTCAAAATATACCTCTTATTATCCAGCAAGCCCAGCAAATTATTGATAGTTTTGGGAATAGTTTACAGGCTAACCTTCCTAGTATTATTAGCAACGGTATAGCTATTTTGGTGAATCTTGTACAGGGAATTACTCAAATGTTGCCAACTGTTCTGCAGATAGCTACTCAAGTCATTACGAGTTTTGTATCTGGAATTGTACAGTTTTTACCGCAGTTACTTCAAGGTGGCATTCAAATCATTATTAGCCTTGTGCAGGGGATTATTCAAAATCTACCCCAGATTGCACAATCTGCTGTACAGATTATACAGTCTTTAGCTTCTGGACTGACGCAAGCTCTACCTCAGATTATCGCAGCAGGCATTCAGCTTGTTGCGCAACTAGCCGTAGCCTTGATAAAGGGGCTTCCACAGATTATTTCTGCGGGTATTCAATTAATTATGGGGCTCGGTAAAGCCATGTTAGGGGCTATCCCAAACGCTCTTTCAGGAGTTTGGGAAGGTATTAAGAGCGGATTCAGTTCGATGTGGGACCAAATCACAGGTAAGAGTTCCACAAGTACAGCTAAAGTCTCTGCGGACGCCACGGTCATGGCCATGAATGTTGGGATGCAAACGACAGCTATGGCTAATCAAGCTAATACAGATACGACATCTATGCTTAATAGCATTAGTCAAAATACAGAGCTTGCTAATATAAACGCTACATCAAATGCCACACAGATGGCTAATAACGTTAATGCTCAGACAGGAACGATGAGTCTTCAGGGGTTGAATGATTCGATGTCTCTTGCGAGTGGCATTAGCACTAATATGTCTGTCGCTAATATAAACGCTACTACTCAGGCTCGAGAAATGGCTTCAGGGGTTAATGGTGCGACTTCTTCAATGAATCTAGACGCCATTAATCATACGCTCAGCTTAGCTAGTGGTGTTGGTGCGAACATGGGAGCTGCTAGCACAGGTGCAACTTCTCAGGCGCAAGCTATGAGCTCAGGGGTGAGTAACAGCCTGGCATCAATGCAGTCAAACTCAACTAAAGCAGCCTCTGGTCTGTCTAATAGTGTGACAAGCGAAATGTCTTCTGCAGCAACCTCTGCAACCTCAAGCGTTAATAGGTTGTCCTCGGCGGTCGAGTCTGGCTTCAATAAGGCGAAGACTTCAGCAACAACCTCAATGAATGGGATAGCCAATGCGGTTAAAACAGGATTTAGTAGCATTAACAGTACTGCAAAGCAATCTATGGCAAACCTTGTAAGTTCAGTGACTTCTGGGATGTCTCGTGCAACCGCGGTGTCTAATAATGCTTGTCAGAAGATCCTCTCAATATTCAGGGCTTTGGCAGGGCAGATGTCTTCTGCAGGAGCTTATGCAGGTCAAGGTTTTGCTAATGGTCTAGCTAGTAGCGCAGGCACAATCTACGCAATAGCTAACAGCATTGCCGCTAATGTAGCAGCAACAATTAGACGCGCTTTAGATATTCACTCACCATCTCGTGTCACTAAAACACTAGGTGCATTTACTGGAGAGGGGTTTGCCCTCGGTATGGCAGAGTGGATAGGTGAGATCAATAGCCTAGGTAAAGCATACGCAACAGCAGTTACTGATCAAAACTGGGGGGTAAATAGTACTGTTTCAACATCTGCTAAAGTTAATAATAGTGGAATCAATACCTCTCTTGATAATCTTAGCGAAGAGGTTAGGCAGTCTCAATTGTCAGAGCCTATCTTTGAAGTGCATAATGAGATTGTTGGAGATAAAATTTACACGGCTGTTAAAGAAAAAGAATCAAGAGAGCAATCTAAAGATTCTTATTTTGTTTTTGACTAG